One Setaria italica strain Yugu1 chromosome II, Setaria_italica_v2.0, whole genome shotgun sequence DNA segment encodes these proteins:
- the LOC101760761 gene encoding putative F-box protein At2g02030, with the protein MEQKKARPAEEPARLMCDDALTEVFRRLPARALAACRLVCKSWMSVLTDPHFIHEHLRRGQQKLLLFANDRVIDRSLAMVLSDDNKSMYQLSRPAASQSVFVHNSCNGLLCLGDSTGAVEVLNPTTGESLVLPMPMYTAGSSQFSSCNWHCLGFCPKTREHKVVHFYPGSHIDSFEVRCEIYTIGAGVWRQVGSFRGAPTDRGVHVNGTVYYLTKFRYIASSRINCLNLESEKFDVMTLPPRKSYGGHCSLTEIEGRLCLLVVDGVLEGPPRTMDILMLNSDDKQSWTPRYHFSLPWLMPSCYFTPKHTLFHDRKIWVQLLARNLYCFDPSSGSEELTVAWPELDFPFSTHTFIESIVPLRKDYFIKQIQ; encoded by the coding sequence ATGGAGCAGAAGAAAGCAAGACCAGCAGAGGAGCCTGCCCGGTTGATGTGCGATGATGCGCTAACGGAGGTCTTCCGTAGGCTGCCCGCCCGTGCACTCGCTGCTTGCAGGCTGGTGTGCAAGTCCTGGATGTCTGTGCTTACGGATCCGCACTTCATCCACGAGCACCTTAGGCGCGGCCAGCAGAAGCTGCTTCTCTTTGCGAACGACCGGGTGATTGACAGGTCGCTCGCCATGGTGCTCTCGGACGACAACAAGTCCATGTACCAGCTGTCGAGGCCCGCGGCGTCTCAGAGCGTGTTTGTGCACAATTCGTGCAATGGCCTGCTGTGCCTGGGTGACAGTACAGGAGCGGTGGAGGTGCTGAACCCGACGACTGGTGAATCTCTCGTGTTGCCAATGCCAATGTACACGGCTGGGAGCAGCCAGTTCTCATCCTGTAATTGGCACTGCTTGGGGTTTTGTCCGAAGACGAGGGAGCACAAGGTTGTGCATTTCTATCCAGGATCTCATATTGATTCGTTTGAGGTGCGCTGTGAGATATACACGATTGGAGCTGGTGTCTGGAGACAAGTTGGGAGCTTCCGTGGTGCTCCGACAGATAGAGGGGTGCATGTGAATGGAACAGTGTACTATCTGACAAAGTTCCGCTACATTGCTTCATCTCGTATCAATTGCTTGAATCTTGAGAGTGaaaaatttgatgtgatgaCGCTTCCTCCACGCAAGTCTTATGGAGGGCATTGTTCTTTGACAGAGATTGAGGGAAGGCTAtgcttgttagttgtggatggTGTACTTGAAGGGCCACCTCGGACAATGGACATATTGATGCTCAATAGCGATGATAAGCAGAGCTGGACTCCCAGATACCACTTCTCTTTGCCTTGGTTGATGCCTTCTTGTTATTTTACTCCGAAACACACACTCTTCCATGACAGGAAGATTTGGGTGCAGTTGTTGGCTAGGAACCTCTATTGTTTCGATCCAAGTTCAGGTTCTGAAGAACTGACAGTAGCCTGGCCAGAGCTTGACTTTCCGTTTAGCACACATACTTTCATTGAGAGCATAGTTCCTCTGCGTAAAGACTACTTCATCAAGCAGATACAGTGA
- the LOC101761423 gene encoding mitochondrial pyruvate carrier 1, translating into MSTALKAFLNSPVGPKTTHFWGPVANWGFVLAGLVDMNKPPEMVSGNMTAAMCVYSGLFMRFAWMVQPRNYLLLACHASNESVQLYQLSRWARAQGYLEKKEPEPQQ; encoded by the exons ATGTCGACGGCGCTCAAGGCCTTCCTGAACAGCCCGGTCGGCCCCAAGACCACCCACTTCTGGGGTCCCGTCGCAAACTGGGGTTTCGTCCTTGCG GGTTTGGTTGACATGAACAAACCTCCTGAAATGGTATCTGGCAATATGACAGCAG CCATGTGCGTGTACTCAGGACTCTTTATGAGGTTCGCATGGATGGTACAGCCGCGGAACTACTTGCTTCTGGCATGCCATGCATCCAATGAATCAGTCCAGCTGTACCAGTTATCTCGGTGGGCTAGAGCCCAGGG GTATCTGGAGAAGAAAGAACCAGAGCCTCAACAGTGA